The following are encoded in a window of Deltaproteobacteria bacterium genomic DNA:
- a CDS encoding terminase large subunit, which produces MAERGKGFKQTFGLTIAASSIFREDGLSFFKKLIGKPGEGQSPHCAIHDEFHEHKTSEQVDSMDTGMGARQEPLQFIITTSGFDTSSPCKELDDYAAKVVEGVFENEQFFALAYGIDEDDDWTDFDVWKKANPNFGVSVSEEYLRGKLAEAIQRTSLQNTVKTKHLNCWVNAGVGWINMAKWNANADEGLELDRFEGCPAWVGIDLASKIDLTAMMFLIRHEDCWYLFGQYYLPQDTIDQKGNEHYQRWQMEGWLTGTPGARTDYAYLEEDLLKICETLQVQELAYDPREAEYLMQSIREQVSFPVVEMTQSAATLSEPMKEFEGEICAGKLLHNGDPVLQWAAGNVILKESRNKLYYPAKQNVQSKIDPIVAAVMAMARAKAQVEDEGFAGLVDVTQFIGGKE; this is translated from the coding sequence ATGGCCGAACGGGGCAAGGGCTTCAAGCAAACTTTCGGGCTCACCATCGCGGCCAGTTCCATCTTCCGCGAAGATGGCCTTTCTTTCTTCAAAAAGCTGATCGGGAAGCCTGGTGAAGGCCAGTCCCCGCATTGCGCAATTCATGACGAGTTTCACGAGCACAAGACCAGTGAACAGGTTGATTCGATGGACACGGGCATGGGCGCCCGCCAAGAGCCGTTGCAGTTTATCATCACGACATCGGGCTTTGACACATCGAGCCCGTGCAAAGAGTTGGACGATTATGCTGCCAAGGTTGTTGAGGGTGTCTTCGAGAACGAACAGTTCTTCGCCCTGGCGTATGGCATAGATGAGGATGACGACTGGACGGACTTTGATGTCTGGAAAAAGGCGAATCCCAATTTCGGCGTCTCAGTCTCCGAGGAATACCTTCGCGGCAAGCTGGCCGAAGCCATTCAGCGCACCAGCCTACAAAACACGGTCAAGACCAAACACCTCAACTGCTGGGTGAACGCTGGCGTCGGCTGGATCAACATGGCGAAATGGAACGCCAACGCCGACGAAGGGCTGGAACTGGATCGGTTTGAAGGCTGTCCGGCCTGGGTCGGCATCGACTTGGCTTCCAAGATCGACCTTACCGCAATGATGTTCCTGATTCGCCACGAAGATTGCTGGTATCTGTTCGGGCAATACTACCTGCCCCAGGACACCATCGACCAGAAAGGCAACGAGCACTATCAGCGCTGGCAAATGGAAGGCTGGCTTACTGGCACACCTGGAGCACGCACCGATTACGCCTACCTTGAGGAAGACCTGCTCAAAATTTGCGAGACTTTGCAGGTTCAAGAGTTGGCCTATGACCCACGCGAAGCTGAATACCTCATGCAGTCAATCCGCGAGCAGGTTTCTTTCCCCGTCGTTGAAATGACGCAGTCCGCCGCAACCCTGTCCGAACCCATGAAAGAGTTCGAGGGTGAAATTTGTGCGGGGAAGCTGTTGCATAACGGTGACCCTGTACTTCAGTGGGCGGCGGGTAACGTGATTCTCAAGGAATCACGGAATAAACTCTACTACCCGGCCAAGCAAAATGTACAGTCAAAGATTGACCCAATAGTGGCGGCTGTCATGGCAATGGCGAGGGCGAAGGCCCAGGTGGAAGACGAAGGGTTTGCAGGGCTTGTTGACGTCACACAATTCATAGGCGGGAAAGAATGA